A part of Desulfotomaculum nigrificans DSM 574 genomic DNA contains:
- a CDS encoding FeoA family protein, translated as MSIGRAETISKVMSQVAVNKNSMLLLDAEVGKGGTITGIHTKDDNILKKIMAMGVLPGMPVKVIQKSPSVVFKVGNTTLAVDHNIAQCIEILA; from the coding sequence ATGAGTATTGGACGGGCTGAAACCATATCCAAAGTTATGTCACAGGTGGCTGTTAACAAAAATTCCATGCTGCTGCTCGATGCCGAAGTAGGAAAAGGTGGGACTATTACTGGAATTCATACCAAAGATGATAACATTTTAAAGAAGATCATGGCGATGGGTGTATTACCGGGAATGCCGGTAAAAGTAATTCAGAAATCTCCTTCCGTAGTGTTTAAGGTGGGTAATACCACTCTGGCAGTTGATCACAATATCGCCCAATGTATTGAGATTCTTGCTTAA
- a CDS encoding ferrous iron transporter B — MASLLVNEMNYNTDIQAAVQKIESSLKHTYKLSTRTIALLLLQGDKEIHQLVQEKENSYAGIQKVIQETSVAFEQPINYVITLKRQELTNSLLADAVKEGKVTDNNRFSEILNKLTINPFTGIPILLLVLYYGLYQFVGVFGAGTLVDFLEADVFEIYINPLVNVWTARYIPWPVVQDLIANDYGIITLGIRYAIAIILPIVGTFFIAFSIIEDSGYLPRLALLVDRVFKAIGLNGRAVIPMTLGFGCDTMATMVTRTLETKRERIIATLLLALAIPCSAQLGVILALLSGKPLALAAWVSFLTLVFLFIGFLTAKLMPGDKPIFYMEVPPLRMPTIANVVSKTYTRMQWYFLEILPIFILASVLIWAGRLTGLFDLVVKALEPVMNLIGLPAEAAVAFLFGFFRRDYGAAGLYDLQQNGALSTEQLVVAAATLTLFVPCIAQFSMMLKERGLKTALAIAGFIFPFAFLAGYVLNLLLKMIGGI, encoded by the coding sequence AAAATAGAGAGCAGCCTAAAGCATACTTATAAACTTTCCACGAGAACCATAGCATTGCTTCTCCTGCAGGGAGATAAAGAAATCCACCAATTGGTTCAGGAGAAGGAAAATTCTTACGCTGGTATTCAAAAAGTTATCCAAGAAACCTCTGTGGCCTTTGAGCAACCGATAAACTATGTGATTACCTTGAAAAGACAGGAACTTACCAACAGCCTTTTGGCAGATGCTGTTAAAGAAGGGAAAGTTACAGATAACAATCGTTTTTCTGAAATACTCAATAAATTGACCATAAACCCCTTTACCGGGATACCGATCTTACTTCTGGTACTATATTACGGCCTGTACCAGTTTGTGGGTGTTTTTGGCGCCGGTACCCTGGTGGATTTCTTGGAGGCGGATGTTTTTGAAATCTATATTAATCCCCTGGTAAACGTCTGGACTGCCAGGTACATACCCTGGCCAGTTGTTCAAGACCTCATTGCCAATGATTATGGCATTATTACGTTAGGTATTCGCTATGCTATTGCCATTATCTTACCAATTGTTGGTACCTTCTTTATCGCCTTTTCTATCATTGAAGATTCCGGTTACTTACCCCGGTTGGCCCTTCTGGTGGACCGTGTATTCAAGGCCATTGGCCTAAACGGGCGGGCAGTAATTCCCATGACCCTGGGTTTTGGATGCGACACGATGGCTACGATGGTGACCAGAACTTTGGAGACCAAAAGAGAGCGCATCATTGCCACCCTGCTGCTGGCCTTGGCCATTCCCTGCTCCGCTCAATTGGGGGTTATTTTGGCCCTTCTCTCCGGCAAGCCCCTAGCTTTAGCCGCATGGGTGAGTTTCCTTACGCTGGTCTTCCTGTTTATCGGCTTCCTTACGGCTAAATTAATGCCCGGCGACAAACCGATCTTTTATATGGAAGTGCCTCCTTTAAGAATGCCAACCATCGCCAATGTGGTGAGCAAAACCTACACTCGTATGCAGTGGTACTTTCTTGAAATTTTACCCATCTTTATTTTAGCCAGTGTGCTTATTTGGGCTGGCAGACTCACAGGACTCTTTGATCTGGTTGTGAAGGCCCTGGAACCTGTGATGAACCTGATTGGTTTACCTGCAGAAGCAGCTGTGGCCTTCCTATTTGGATTCTTCCGAAGGGATTACGGTGCTGCAGGTCTGTACGACCTGCAGCAGAACGGTGCTTTGTCCACCGAACAGCTGGTGGTGGCAGCAGCAACCCTCACCTTGTTTGTACCTTGCATCGCCCAGTTTAGCATGATGCTGAAGGAACGGGGCTTAAAAACAGCCTTGGCCATCGCCGGATTTATTTTCCCCTTTGCTTTCTTGGCAGGATATGTACTAAACCTGTTATTAAAGATGATTGGGGGGATTTAA